A genomic segment from Neisseria perflava encodes:
- a CDS encoding LD-carboxypeptidase — protein MTSTTRRHFLRTCSAAAGAGLLQACGTGTTTTPQTKTTSTTAKAQTVQPKQPHPPRSGDNLLRVVAPSGFAEDPNRVTTGLTRLYNAGFTVTNQQAGSRRYQRFAGSDAQRSADFQDVASGRVETPKVLMGLRGGYGAARILPQIDFASLGARMRERGTLFFGFSDVCAVQLALLAKGNMMSFAGPMVYSEFGKADPSVFTMDSFIRGTTNNVNIVDVPTIQRADVNVEGTLWGGNLSVLASLAGTPYMPDIQGGILFIEDVSEQPYRIERMLNTLYLSGVLQKQRAIIFGDFRMGTIRDAYDSSYDFSAVVNHISRIAKIPVLTGFPFGHITNKTTFPLGAHAKVRSTGNGGYSVTFSGYPTLNPSALTLNNLLPPPVPTYDSTIYRDSITEEVTE, from the coding sequence ATGACTTCCACCACGCGCCGCCATTTCCTGCGCACCTGCTCTGCCGCGGCAGGCGCAGGGTTGTTGCAAGCCTGCGGTACAGGCACGACCACCACGCCGCAAACCAAAACCACTTCCACCACCGCGAAAGCCCAAACCGTGCAACCTAAGCAACCCCATCCGCCACGTTCCGGCGACAACCTCCTGCGCGTTGTTGCGCCGTCAGGCTTCGCCGAAGACCCCAACCGCGTAACCACCGGCCTGACCCGCCTCTACAACGCAGGTTTTACCGTGACTAACCAACAAGCAGGCAGCCGACGCTATCAACGCTTTGCCGGCTCCGATGCCCAACGTTCCGCCGACTTCCAAGACGTTGCCAGCGGCCGTGTTGAAACACCCAAAGTCCTCATGGGCTTGCGCGGCGGCTACGGCGCGGCACGCATCCTGCCGCAAATCGACTTTGCCTCACTCGGCGCCAGAATGCGCGAACGCGGCACATTGTTCTTCGGTTTCAGCGACGTTTGCGCCGTCCAACTCGCCCTGTTGGCCAAAGGCAATATGATGAGCTTTGCAGGCCCGATGGTGTACAGCGAATTCGGCAAAGCAGACCCCAGCGTCTTTACCATGGATTCCTTCATCCGCGGCACGACCAACAACGTCAACATCGTTGATGTTCCGACCATCCAACGCGCCGATGTCAACGTCGAAGGCACATTGTGGGGCGGCAACCTCAGCGTTCTCGCTTCCCTCGCCGGTACGCCCTACATGCCCGACATTCAAGGCGGCATCCTCTTTATCGAAGACGTCAGCGAGCAGCCTTACCGCATCGAGCGTATGCTCAATACACTTTATCTGTCAGGTGTTTTGCAAAAACAACGCGCCATCATCTTCGGCGATTTCCGCATGGGCACCATCCGCGACGCGTACGATTCCAGCTACGACTTCTCCGCCGTCGTCAACCACATTTCGCGCATCGCCAAGATTCCTGTGTTGACCGGTTTCCCATTCGGCCACATCACCAACAAAACCACTTTCCCGTTGGGCGCGCACGCCAAAGTCCGCAGTACCGGCAACGGCGGTTATTCCGTAACCTTCAGCGGCTACCCGACGCTGAACCCGTCCGCGCTGACACTCAACAACCTGCTGCCGCCTCCCGTGCCGACTTACGACAGCACCATCTACCGCGACAGCATCACTGAAGAAGTGACCGAATAA
- a CDS encoding HIT family protein: protein MTCPICTADNEDILLQTPNLRVIAVHNEAGAPAFCRVIWNNHVSEMTDLSPAERNEIMEMVYQVEAAMRQVFRPAKINLASLGNVVPHLHWHVIARFENDANFPAPIWAAPVREHGMALPENWPEQIKNLIA from the coding sequence TATTTTGCTGCAAACGCCAAACCTGCGCGTGATCGCCGTCCACAATGAAGCCGGCGCACCGGCATTCTGCCGCGTTATTTGGAATAACCATGTCTCCGAGATGACCGACCTTTCCCCTGCCGAACGCAACGAAATCATGGAAATGGTGTATCAGGTTGAAGCCGCAATGCGCCAAGTCTTCCGCCCGGCCAAAATCAATCTGGCCAGCCTCGGCAATGTTGTGCCACACCTGCATTGGCACGTCATCGCCCGTTTTGAAAACGACGCCAATTTCCCCGCGCCGATTTGGGCTGCGCCCGTCCGCGAACACGGTATGGCCTTGCCCGAAAACTGGCCGGAACAAATCAAAAACTTAATCGCTTAA
- the serC gene encoding phosphoserine transaminase codes for MSAHPIYNFSAGPAVLPEAVLRTAQQEMLDYNGTGFPVMAMSHRSDMFLSILHHAEQDLRQLLNIPSNYKILFLQGGATTQFNMAAMNLAHGFATADTVVTGNWSRIAYEQMSRLSNAEIRLAAHGGEQYAYKNLPAVEDWDVNPNSAFVHFAINETVNGLQYQNVPKLSDGLPPLVCDMSSEILSREFDVSDYGLIYAGAQKNIGPAGATVVIIREDLLERCPNDIPDVFNYRSHINRDGMYNTPSTYAIYMSGLVFRWLQTQGGVKKIEAVNRMKAQTLYEAIDGSSGFYINDIHPDARSKMNVVFKTTSEDLDRRFVLEAELQGLCLLKGYKTVGGMRASIYNAMPLEGVNALAEFMKDFQRRYG; via the coding sequence ATGTCCGCACACCCGATTTATAATTTTTCCGCAGGTCCTGCCGTATTGCCGGAAGCCGTATTGCGTACCGCGCAACAGGAAATGCTCGACTACAACGGTACGGGTTTTCCCGTGATGGCGATGAGCCACCGTTCGGATATGTTTTTGAGCATTCTGCATCATGCCGAACAAGACTTGCGCCAGCTTTTGAATATTCCGTCTAACTATAAAATCCTGTTTTTACAGGGCGGTGCGACCACGCAATTCAATATGGCGGCCATGAATTTGGCGCACGGTTTTGCGACTGCCGACACGGTGGTAACGGGCAACTGGAGCCGTATTGCCTATGAACAGATGAGCCGTTTGAGCAATGCCGAAATCCGTTTGGCCGCGCATGGTGGCGAGCAATATGCCTATAAAAACCTGCCTGCGGTTGAGGATTGGGATGTCAACCCGAATTCCGCGTTTGTTCATTTTGCGATTAATGAAACCGTAAACGGCTTGCAGTATCAAAACGTCCCCAAACTTTCAGACGGCCTGCCGCCGCTGGTGTGCGATATGTCCAGCGAGATTTTGTCGCGTGAGTTTGATGTATCAGATTACGGCTTGATTTATGCCGGCGCGCAAAAAAATATCGGCCCTGCCGGTGCGACCGTGGTCATTATCCGCGAGGATTTGCTGGAGCGTTGTCCGAACGATATCCCCGATGTGTTCAACTACCGTTCTCATATCAACCGCGACGGTATGTACAACACGCCGTCCACTTATGCGATTTATATGTCGGGCTTGGTGTTCCGCTGGCTGCAAACGCAGGGCGGTGTGAAAAAAATTGAAGCGGTCAATCGAATGAAGGCGCAAACCTTGTATGAGGCGATAGACGGCAGCAGCGGTTTTTACATCAACGATATTCATCCTGATGCGCGTTCCAAAATGAACGTGGTCTTCAAAACCACAAGCGAGGATTTGGACCGCCGCTTTGTGTTGGAAGCCGAGTTGCAGGGCTTGTGCCTGCTCAAGGGCTATAAAACCGTCGGCGGCATGCGCGCCAGCATTTACAATGCGATGCCGCTTGAAGGTGTGAACGCGTTGGCCGAATTTATGAAAGATTTCCAACGACGTTACGGTTAA